Proteins co-encoded in one Cricetulus griseus strain 17A/GY chromosome 1 unlocalized genomic scaffold, alternate assembly CriGri-PICRH-1.0 chr1_1, whole genome shotgun sequence genomic window:
- the Tmem150c gene encoding transmembrane protein 150C isoform X1: MDGKKCSVWMFLPLVFTLFTSAGLWIVYFIAVEDDKILPLNSAARKSGAKHAPYISFAGDDPPASCVFSQVMNMAAFLALVVAVLRFIQLKPKVLNPWLNISGLVALCLASFGMTLLGNFQLTNDEEIHNVGTSLTFGFGTLAVEFRHYRYEIVCSEYQENFLSFSESLSEASEYQTDQV, encoded by the exons ATGGACGGGAAGAAATGCAGCGTGTGGATGTTTCTACCTCTTGTATTCACTTTGTTCACTTCAGCTGGCTTGTGGATAGT GTACTTTATAGCTGTGGAAGATGACAAAATTTTGCCATTAAATTCAGCTGCAAG GAAATCTGGTGCGAAGCATGCCCCGTACATCAG TTTTGCAGGCGACGATCCTCCTGCGAGCTGTGTGTTCAGTCAAGTCATGAACATGGCCGCCTTCCTAG cCCTTGTGGTAGCTGTTCTGCGCTTCATCCAGCTGAAACCAAAGGTTCTAAACCCATGGCTGAATATTAGTGGATTGGTGGCGCTGTGTCTGGCTTCCTTTGGAATGACCTTACTTGGTAATTTCCAG CTCACAAATGATGAAGAAATCCATAATGTGGGAACATCTTTGACCTTTGGGTTTGGCAC CCTGGCTGTGGAGTTCCGGCACTACCGCTATGAGATTGTGTGCTCCGAGTACCAGGAGAACTTCCTGAGCTTCTCAGAGAGCCTGTCAGAAGCTTCTGAATATCAAACCGACCAGGTGTAA
- the Tmem150c gene encoding transmembrane protein 150C isoform X2, which translates to MDGKKCSVWMFLPLVFTLFTSAGLWIVYFIAVEDDKILPLNSAARKSGAKHAPYISFAGDDPPASCVFSQVMNMAAFLALVVAVLRFIQLKPKVLNPWLNISGLVALCLASFGMTLLGNFQLTNDEEIHNVGTSLTFGFGTLTCWIQAALTLKVNIKNEGRRVGIPRVILSAVITLCVVLYFILMAQDIHMYAARVQWGLVMCFLSYFGTLAVEFRHYRYEIVCSEYQENFLSFSESLSEASEYQTDQV; encoded by the exons ATGGACGGGAAGAAATGCAGCGTGTGGATGTTTCTACCTCTTGTATTCACTTTGTTCACTTCAGCTGGCTTGTGGATAGT GTACTTTATAGCTGTGGAAGATGACAAAATTTTGCCATTAAATTCAGCTGCAAG GAAATCTGGTGCGAAGCATGCCCCGTACATCAG TTTTGCAGGCGACGATCCTCCTGCGAGCTGTGTGTTCAGTCAAGTCATGAACATGGCCGCCTTCCTAG cCCTTGTGGTAGCTGTTCTGCGCTTCATCCAGCTGAAACCAAAGGTTCTAAACCCATGGCTGAATATTAGTGGATTGGTGGCGCTGTGTCTGGCTTCCTTTGGAATGACCTTACTTGGTAATTTCCAG CTCACAAATGATGAAGAAATCCATAATGTGGGAACATCTTTGACCTTTGGGTTTGGCACATTGACCTGCTGGATACAGGCTGCATTGACACTCAAAGTCAATATCAAGAATGAAGGACGGAGAGTTGGAATTCCACGAGTCATCCTGTCAGCTGTTATcactctctgtgtagtcctgt ACTTCATCCTCATGGCCCAAGATATCCACATGTATGCAGCCAGGGTCCAATGGGGCCTGGTCATGTGCTTCCTATCATACTTCGGTACCCTGGCTGTGGAGTTCCGGCACTACCGCTATGAGATTGTGTGCTCCGAGTACCAGGAGAACTTCCTGAGCTTCTCAGAGAGCCTGTCAGAAGCTTCTGAATATCAAACCGACCAGGTGTAA